The Salinibaculum sp. SYNS191 genome has a window encoding:
- a CDS encoding thioredoxin family protein → MLTQLLDSGVLTEGESGFQLSEQFVDTVEANQAALDGLTPDESVHAVLGLDSEGPVSELDEADAPFLVEYATLVEMVSDASAEELIRWTAILDQFRADASPTDGSPEPFLDVSGDKLPSYLELFSPAIVYVWREECDPCDIVRGDFENIFGDAPEDIALFSVYGPDNSVMLQERYDVMAGPTVLFMVDGRVDARLVGAHTRETLDSEIDILRDVA, encoded by the coding sequence ATGCTGACGCAGTTACTGGACTCCGGTGTCCTCACAGAAGGGGAGTCCGGGTTTCAGTTGAGCGAACAGTTCGTCGACACTGTGGAGGCGAACCAAGCGGCGCTGGATGGACTGACACCCGACGAAAGTGTACACGCTGTCCTCGGACTCGATTCTGAGGGACCGGTGAGCGAACTGGACGAAGCTGACGCGCCGTTCCTCGTCGAGTATGCCACACTGGTAGAGATGGTCTCCGACGCAAGTGCGGAGGAGTTGATTCGGTGGACTGCGATTCTCGACCAGTTCCGAGCGGATGCATCTCCGACGGATGGGTCACCGGAGCCGTTTCTCGACGTCTCCGGCGATAAACTTCCCTCGTATCTCGAACTGTTCAGCCCCGCAATCGTCTACGTGTGGCGAGAAGAGTGCGACCCGTGTGACATTGTTCGCGGAGATTTCGAGAATATCTTCGGTGACGCTCCCGAAGACATCGCTCTCTTCTCGGTGTATGGCCCGGACAACAGCGTCATGCTACAGGAGCGCTACGACGTGATGGCCGGCCCGACAGTGCTGTTCATGGTCGACGGCCGAGTGGACGCCCGCCTCGTCGGCGCACACACGCGTGAGACACTCGACTCCGAAATCGACATTCTCCGCGACGTTGCTTGA
- a CDS encoding CapA family protein encodes MANTTFRLAATGDAILAEPILERAETDSQFHAVVSTLREADAAVTNFETLVPGDDRPPAHEGGLLHLRSPPAVIDDLVEMGCSFASAGTNHSYDYTHEGIRDTMVAFESHGMTYAGLGRNLADARRPAYRQTPGGRVALVSATTSIPPESEAGRSSPLVPGRPGINPLHVEKIYRLHSERIDQIRAISEATGESDRQRAWKQKGLGIGHDWDDESYVHFDDKKFETVEDESEEGVRYAVDQPDCEAILSTVREASTRAEWVVATLHSHQGTDGQRNMPGTPDFLVEFAHACVDAGADAFVTTGPHVLRGMEVYDGKPIFYSLGNFFLQLEQIDRFPAETYRRFGVTDERPSALFDRWFFEDGQLREDIIGDGPIWETVLPVCTFVGGQLDHIELVPCWLQESRGPSSRGIPVVATGDRADAIVDRFASLSAAFDTTIDCRDGRGIVDI; translated from the coding sequence ATGGCGAACACGACGTTCAGACTCGCGGCCACTGGCGACGCCATCCTCGCTGAACCGATTTTGGAACGGGCCGAAACCGACAGCCAGTTCCACGCCGTCGTCTCGACACTCCGTGAGGCAGACGCGGCGGTGACGAACTTCGAGACGCTCGTTCCCGGCGACGACCGACCACCTGCTCACGAGGGTGGACTGCTCCATCTCCGGTCACCGCCCGCCGTCATCGACGACCTCGTCGAGATGGGCTGTTCGTTCGCCAGTGCTGGGACGAACCACTCGTACGATTATACTCACGAAGGAATCAGAGATACGATGGTTGCCTTCGAGTCGCACGGGATGACTTACGCAGGCCTTGGTCGGAATCTTGCGGATGCACGTCGGCCCGCGTACAGGCAGACGCCGGGGGGACGTGTCGCGCTCGTCAGCGCCACGACGAGCATTCCGCCCGAGAGCGAGGCTGGTCGCAGTTCCCCGCTGGTACCGGGGCGGCCGGGCATCAATCCGCTCCACGTCGAGAAAATCTACCGTCTACACAGCGAGCGTATCGACCAAATCCGGGCGATTAGCGAGGCGACCGGCGAGTCTGATCGCCAGCGCGCGTGGAAACAGAAGGGACTGGGCATCGGCCACGACTGGGATGACGAGTCGTACGTCCACTTCGACGACAAGAAATTCGAGACCGTCGAGGACGAGTCCGAAGAAGGCGTTCGATATGCAGTCGACCAGCCGGACTGCGAGGCGATTCTCTCCACGGTCCGCGAGGCGAGCACGCGGGCCGAGTGGGTCGTTGCGACGCTTCACTCACATCAGGGGACGGACGGCCAGCGGAACATGCCCGGCACGCCCGACTTTCTCGTCGAGTTCGCTCACGCGTGTGTCGACGCCGGGGCGGATGCCTTCGTCACGACCGGCCCGCACGTGCTCCGTGGAATGGAAGTGTATGACGGGAAGCCGATCTTCTACTCGCTGGGGAACTTCTTCCTCCAGTTGGAGCAGATAGACCGGTTCCCGGCGGAGACGTACCGTCGCTTCGGCGTCACCGACGAGCGGCCGTCGGCGCTGTTCGACCGGTGGTTCTTCGAGGATGGGCAGTTGCGTGAGGATATCATCGGTGACGGGCCGATTTGGGAGACTGTCCTGCCGGTCTGTACGTTCGTTGGTGGACAACTGGACCACATCGAACTAGTCCCTTGTTGGTTACAGGAGAGCCGTGGCCCGTCTTCTCGAGGCATTCCCGTGGTTGCGACCGGCGACCGTGCGGACGCCATCGTGGACCGATTCGCATCACTCTCGGCGGCCTTCGACACGACCATCGACTGTCGGGACGGCCGTGGTATCGTCGATATCTGA
- a CDS encoding ABC transporter substrate-binding protein gives MSSDSTGKTLDRRDILKGLSSVPALALAGCALIGGDGGDGGDDGGDGGDDGGDGGSGNVPTQDASELGERVPTLTIEYMTGQAGRTATMEELAPRMAEDLSQIGISAEARGRPNAEVVDDIINDRRAAALWMAMSTSSPDRLDPQEFILRESIGNAGKGGLNLSNWPNCEYSAIAQEQGSVGPEQRRELVDEAFQILGEDYSHMMIVGVLDSQIVHTDQVEMNSTGEAGLRISNPISLVDSRPKNGSEITMSANSQTMARKNWMIQQQGETFFLWNALIFSPLVMYDGNYELQNALASDYSSNEDSTQVTVTLADDAQFHNGDEVTAEHVKFTYEFLQANSAEVYKVTDIPFSSINVIDDKTIEFNFESPYPIFTTRDMATFGILHKDQWQAADGNAGGFQVPDDVWGSGPFELASFQADQSARLTAFDGHPNFQPDHDIVLRGFEDETSAVAAFENGGIDLVTLVTAGTFDRLDGQGDMQGVTSAGLYGGPAIYPQIPMPGVKYKPIRQAIGAAINRQEMNEVVLFGQGSVQLHSQFITQEHPWFPDDAPMYTDDPSGDVEAAQQVLSDADWGWDQDGRLHYPQGADTSPLWPAEGQPSPDDFPCVNAEGEYTG, from the coding sequence ATGTCATCCGACTCGACCGGTAAGACATTGGACCGCAGAGACATTCTCAAAGGGCTATCGTCGGTCCCCGCTCTTGCACTCGCAGGGTGTGCACTCATCGGTGGCGACGGGGGCGATGGTGGCGACGACGGTGGTGATGGTGGCGACGACGGTGGTGACGGCGGGTCAGGCAACGTTCCGACCCAAGACGCCTCGGAACTCGGTGAGCGTGTCCCGACGCTCACAATCGAGTACATGACGGGACAGGCGGGTCGGACGGCAACCATGGAGGAGTTGGCTCCACGGATGGCCGAGGACCTCAGTCAAATCGGCATCAGCGCGGAGGCACGCGGCCGCCCAAACGCGGAAGTTGTCGACGACATCATCAACGACCGACGAGCCGCCGCGTTGTGGATGGCGATGTCCACGTCCTCACCCGACCGACTCGACCCACAGGAGTTCATCCTCCGGGAGTCTATCGGGAACGCCGGGAAAGGCGGTCTTAACCTCTCGAACTGGCCGAACTGTGAGTACAGCGCCATCGCGCAAGAACAGGGTTCCGTCGGTCCGGAGCAGCGTCGAGAACTCGTCGACGAAGCGTTCCAGATTCTCGGTGAAGACTACTCTCACATGATGATCGTGGGCGTGCTCGACTCACAGATCGTCCACACGGATCAAGTCGAGATGAACTCGACCGGCGAGGCCGGTCTGCGCATCTCGAACCCGATTTCGCTCGTCGACTCGCGCCCCAAGAACGGCTCCGAGATTACGATGTCCGCGAACTCCCAGACGATGGCGCGGAAAAACTGGATGATTCAACAGCAGGGGGAGACGTTCTTCCTCTGGAACGCGCTCATCTTCTCGCCGCTCGTGATGTACGACGGCAACTACGAGCTGCAGAACGCGCTGGCGAGCGACTACTCGAGCAACGAGGACTCGACGCAGGTGACTGTCACGCTGGCCGACGACGCCCAGTTCCACAACGGTGACGAGGTGACCGCCGAACACGTCAAATTCACCTACGAGTTCCTGCAGGCCAACTCGGCCGAGGTCTACAAGGTGACGGACATTCCGTTCTCGTCGATCAACGTCATCGACGACAAGACTATCGAGTTCAACTTCGAGAGCCCGTACCCGATCTTCACCACGCGGGATATGGCGACGTTCGGGATTTTGCACAAGGACCAGTGGCAGGCCGCAGACGGCAACGCCGGTGGCTTCCAAGTTCCCGACGATGTGTGGGGCTCCGGACCGTTCGAACTGGCCTCCTTCCAAGCGGACCAGTCGGCACGACTCACCGCCTTCGACGGTCACCCGAACTTTCAGCCCGACCACGACATCGTGCTCCGTGGGTTCGAAGACGAAACCTCCGCTGTGGCCGCCTTCGAGAACGGCGGTATCGACCTCGTCACGCTCGTCACGGCCGGGACCTTCGACCGACTCGACGGACAGGGAGACATGCAGGGTGTCACCTCCGCTGGTCTCTACGGTGGTCCAGCGATCTACCCGCAGATTCCGATGCCCGGTGTCAAGTACAAGCCGATTCGCCAAGCCATCGGTGCGGCGATCAACCGACAGGAGATGAACGAAGTCGTGCTGTTCGGACAGGGGTCCGTCCAGCTCCACTCCCAGTTTATCACGCAGGAACACCCGTGGTTCCCGGACGACGCTCCGATGTACACGGATGACCCCTCGGGCGACGTGGAAGCCGCCCAGCAGGTTCTCTCGGACGCCGACTGGGGCTGGGACCAAGACGGCCGTCTGCACTACCCGCAAGGTGCCGATACGTCGCCACTGTGGCCCGCTGAAGGCCAGCCCAGCCCCGACGACTTCCCGTGTGTCAACGCCGAAGGCGAGTACACCGGATAA
- a CDS encoding CaiB/BaiF CoA transferase family protein — MDETLFDQLRVLDFSQAGPGPLTGVLFADFGADVISVEPPGGATTRTLTSGALRPNYMRNKRSLVLNLKAEDSEQVVRSLVESADVLIHNNRPGTMERLGCDYETLRAYNDELVYCSLTGYGESGPYSDRPCFDPHAQAMSGLMWNTGEPDRKPSRVGASLVSFAAAQAAAFGIMGALWNRERTGEGQKVEASLFDTAGSAMGYWYSYHELTGTEPTRRGHSWDGYCPAGVFDTADEPVYLAIPSQRLWKRFCSAIDREEWVDHPKYGSDEDRLANREELFAAIEEEFAPYDRAELMELLSGKGVPVSEVQTIPEAANDDHLRERGTVREVPDIDGDVTGSMPAVKPARTPPTIEHGPPEVGEHTAEILTDVGFDTDDIVQFDEDGVVSDAMRK; from the coding sequence ATGGACGAGACGCTGTTTGACCAGTTGCGCGTACTCGATTTCTCGCAGGCGGGCCCCGGCCCACTGACTGGCGTACTGTTCGCGGACTTCGGCGCAGACGTGATTTCAGTCGAACCACCCGGCGGTGCGACAACACGCACGCTCACCAGCGGGGCACTTCGACCGAACTACATGCGGAACAAACGCTCGCTCGTGTTGAACCTGAAAGCCGAAGACTCCGAGCAAGTCGTCCGCTCGCTCGTCGAGTCCGCGGACGTACTCATCCACAACAACCGACCCGGCACGATGGAGCGACTCGGCTGTGACTACGAGACACTCCGGGCATACAACGACGAACTGGTCTACTGCTCGCTGACCGGCTACGGCGAGAGCGGCCCCTACAGCGACCGGCCGTGTTTCGACCCGCACGCCCAAGCGATGTCCGGGCTGATGTGGAACACCGGTGAACCCGACCGCAAGCCCTCACGGGTCGGGGCTTCGCTCGTCAGTTTCGCCGCCGCCCAAGCCGCCGCGTTTGGTATCATGGGCGCGCTGTGGAACCGCGAGCGGACTGGCGAGGGGCAGAAAGTCGAAGCATCACTGTTCGATACCGCTGGCTCCGCGATGGGCTACTGGTACAGCTATCACGAACTCACGGGGACGGAGCCGACCCGACGGGGCCACTCGTGGGACGGCTACTGTCCCGCTGGCGTCTTCGACACCGCCGACGAACCGGTGTACCTCGCTATCCCCTCACAGCGCCTCTGGAAGCGCTTTTGTTCGGCCATCGACCGCGAAGAGTGGGTCGACCACCCCAAATACGGGAGCGACGAGGACCGTCTCGCCAACCGCGAGGAACTGTTTGCGGCTATCGAAGAGGAGTTCGCCCCCTACGACCGGGCAGAACTCATGGAACTACTATCCGGGAAGGGTGTCCCTGTCTCCGAAGTCCAGACCATTCCCGAAGCCGCAAACGACGACCACCTGCGCGAGCGCGGGACCGTCAGGGAAGTCCCGGATATTGACGGTGACGTGACCGGTTCGATGCCGGCGGTCAAGCCTGCTCGGACCCCACCAACTATCGAGCACGGGCCGCCGGAAGTCGGAGAGCACACCGCCGAAATCCTCACCGACGTCGGCTTCGACACCGACGACATCGTCCAGTTCGACGAGGACGGCGTCGTCAGCGACGCGATGCGAAAGTAG
- a CDS encoding redoxin domain-containing protein, translating to MLGVGESAPTFTVPIAYGDSYDDIGEFSLADELGDGPIVLAFFPAAFTGGCTEEMCTFRDSLAAFEEIDARVYGLSVDLPFALNVFIQRHDLTFPILSDFDRDVIHAYDAIIEDLYGLSEVADRAVFVIDDSGTITYAWAREGDENPDFDTFVDDVRDAAAATRQ from the coding sequence ATGCTCGGAGTTGGAGAGTCAGCACCCACGTTCACAGTACCGATTGCCTACGGCGATAGCTACGACGATATCGGGGAGTTCTCGCTTGCCGACGAACTCGGTGACGGGCCAATCGTCCTCGCCTTCTTCCCGGCGGCCTTTACCGGAGGCTGTACGGAAGAGATGTGTACGTTCCGCGATTCACTGGCGGCGTTCGAGGAGATAGACGCTCGGGTATACGGGCTGAGCGTCGACCTCCCGTTCGCGCTCAACGTCTTCATCCAGCGCCACGACCTCACGTTCCCGATACTGAGCGACTTCGACCGGGACGTGATTCACGCCTACGACGCCATCATCGAGGACCTCTACGGTCTCTCGGAGGTGGCCGACAGGGCTGTGTTCGTCATCGACGACAGCGGGACAATCACTTACGCGTGGGCGAGAGAGGGCGACGAGAATCCGGACTTCGACACCTTCGTCGACGACGTCCGGGACGCGGCGGCAGCGACACGACAGTAA
- a CDS encoding MFS transporter — protein sequence MHESAETTEESFVRGYTGRITIVLALGSLGVSIGRQMLPLVLPSIIDELSITSAKAGMALTVMWAAFAVSQYPAGRFADQWSRTTIIVGGLATMVVGFGLLLVGLTYPLFVVSAGCIGIGAGLYIISTRTMLSDLFVERRGQAFGINTSANMVGGAFASAVSVVILSAGVWEYGFLPVLVVLLSVSFLLHLWSQESYVVTSVTLELASSTKRVFSRSRMRWLVVAYTMYMLTWQGVLSFLPTALRADKGFSPELAAVGFAIPFVVGIVVMPLAGKMSDGIARLPITAGGLLLSAAGLTTIILAPYPLVILFGIMLFALGLLSFPPVMQAFLMDVFPDTNKGGDFGIFRTMYFGIGSLGPTYVGFVSEWFNYLVAFAGLVCCLLAGGAIIFWTHLTKG from the coding sequence ATGCACGAGTCTGCCGAGACGACTGAGGAGAGTTTCGTACGGGGATACACCGGTCGGATAACCATCGTGCTCGCGCTGGGGTCGCTCGGCGTCAGCATCGGGCGGCAGATGTTGCCGCTGGTTCTGCCCTCGATAATCGACGAACTCTCGATAACCTCAGCCAAAGCCGGCATGGCACTGACCGTGATGTGGGCCGCCTTTGCCGTCTCGCAGTATCCGGCGGGTCGCTTTGCCGACCAGTGGTCCCGGACGACGATTATCGTCGGCGGACTGGCGACGATGGTCGTCGGATTCGGTCTCCTCCTCGTCGGTCTGACCTATCCGTTGTTCGTGGTGAGTGCGGGCTGTATCGGCATCGGTGCCGGCCTGTACATCATCTCGACGCGAACGATGCTCTCGGACCTGTTCGTCGAACGCCGCGGGCAGGCCTTCGGTATCAACACCAGCGCGAATATGGTTGGCGGAGCGTTCGCCTCCGCCGTCTCCGTCGTCATTCTCTCGGCAGGTGTCTGGGAGTATGGTTTTCTGCCCGTCCTCGTCGTTCTCCTTTCGGTCAGCTTCCTTCTACATCTCTGGTCACAGGAGTCCTACGTCGTCACCAGCGTTACACTGGAACTCGCCAGTTCGACGAAGCGCGTGTTCAGTCGTAGTCGGATGCGCTGGCTCGTGGTCGCTTACACGATGTACATGCTGACGTGGCAGGGGGTCCTGAGTTTTCTTCCGACGGCGCTCAGAGCAGATAAGGGGTTTTCCCCGGAGCTCGCGGCCGTCGGCTTCGCCATCCCTTTCGTCGTCGGTATCGTCGTGATGCCGCTGGCAGGGAAGATGAGCGACGGCATTGCCCGTCTCCCGATTACGGCGGGGGGACTCCTCCTCAGTGCCGCCGGGCTGACGACGATTATACTCGCCCCCTATCCGCTCGTGATTCTGTTCGGAATCATGCTGTTTGCCCTCGGTCTGCTGAGCTTTCCTCCGGTCATGCAGGCGTTCCTGATGGACGTGTTCCCGGATACGAACAAGGGTGGGGACTTCGGCATCTTCCGGACGATGTATTTCGGCATCGGCAGTCTCGGTCCCACCTACGTCGGGTTCGTCTCCGAGTGGTTCAACTACCTCGTCGCCTTCGCTGGTCTCGTCTGCTGTCTGCTCGCTGGCGGTGCCATCATCTTCTGGACGCATCTGACGAAGGGGTAG
- a CDS encoding ketopantoate reductase family protein, with protein MTVGILGAGALGCTYGGYLHDAGESAHLIDVWDKHVEEINQNGLTITSGADERVVTPRATTDPDEVGVVDTLFVLVKATQTREALSNAAGVVGPETTVVTLQNGLKNVEILSEQVAEHQIVSGSTMVGATVTGPGSVRLYRVADTVVGGDDADRAREVVSLLEQTPLPASMVADPRAAIWSKQLVNVAVKPTAALTELPNGALVASEHVLSVMDQLLSETREVAAAAGIALDESDPLDRVIDACERTSEKHSSMLVDIEQERETEIDHINGTVAEYGASHGVATPYNDLVTALVHGKEATYLD; from the coding sequence ATGACTGTCGGCATCCTCGGTGCTGGCGCACTGGGCTGTACCTACGGCGGCTACCTGCACGACGCGGGCGAATCCGCCCACCTCATCGACGTGTGGGACAAGCACGTCGAGGAAATAAATCAGAACGGCCTGACAATCACGAGCGGGGCCGACGAGCGCGTCGTCACGCCCCGCGCGACGACCGACCCCGACGAGGTTGGCGTCGTCGACACCCTGTTCGTTCTCGTGAAAGCGACTCAGACCCGCGAGGCACTCAGCAACGCGGCCGGCGTCGTCGGACCCGAAACGACCGTCGTCACGCTCCAGAACGGCCTGAAAAACGTCGAGATTCTATCCGAGCAGGTGGCCGAGCATCAAATCGTCAGCGGCAGTACGATGGTCGGCGCGACGGTCACCGGCCCCGGATCGGTCCGTCTCTACCGCGTTGCCGATACTGTTGTCGGGGGCGACGACGCGGACCGCGCACGGGAAGTCGTCAGTCTCCTCGAACAGACACCGCTTCCCGCCTCGATGGTTGCCGACCCGCGTGCGGCAATCTGGTCGAAACAGTTGGTCAACGTCGCGGTCAAACCGACCGCCGCACTGACGGAACTGCCAAACGGTGCCCTGGTCGCCTCGGAGCACGTCCTCAGCGTCATGGACCAACTGCTCTCAGAGACGCGGGAGGTCGCCGCCGCCGCTGGCATCGCGCTCGACGAGTCCGACCCCCTCGACCGCGTCATCGACGCCTGCGAACGGACCAGTGAGAAACACTCCTCGATGCTGGTCGATATCGAACAGGAGCGCGAGACGGAAATCGACCACATCAACGGCACGGTCGCAGAATACGGTGCGAGCCACGGCGTCGCCACGCCGTACAACGACCTCGTGACTGCACTGGTCCACGGAAAAGAAGCGACATACCTCGACTAA
- a CDS encoding acetate--CoA ligase family protein, whose amino-acid sequence MSERAEIPLEELFTPSSVAVIGASTGRESLGGRIIGYLDDNDYAGTVYPVNPKYDSLHGRECYGSILDIADPPTAAFVMLPAPLVIDAVRECGEAGVDYVIIGSSGFGETGRDDSEQELKAIADEYDMRILGPNSEGVINTPEQIALSFSSVCRLDLEADGLAVVSQSGGMGGAFLQIAAHAGVGTRKWVTTGNEADLSLLDILENYVEDPEVSFVVTLVEAVGDGRRLFEIGQRALETGTPILTLKIGDSDLGKQATQSHTGRMSDSGEVYEAALRETGIVQLNSVQDYVDALEAFSTLDMPQFPDGPGLSVISASGGSCALIADACEEYGVDLPSLPDDVREQISEHLPEYGSASNPIDMTGKIMTDLDLLDTLAGSVIRSPSVDAMLLQVGNTGPEYVRPARETIYELIAETGKPIVVVFTGGWPDEELLADLHAHGVPVYQDPVTAVREIGHLAEWTERRRNPPPLAAEVPTAGDLSLQGGWEELATEATERGVDVVPYRLTQSVDGTVDAAEALGYPVTVKLSAPGLKHKTELGGVRTDRRTEREVRAAADDLLSTAEREGLTEASLLIQEQVDGFELVCGFLDTAEFGPVMLVGPGGEYVELFDETARETVFLPTEREYLRDRLTGGRLGHILDNNRRHDLSVDALVDTLEGLAAFYIDSGESEFEVNPVVLTDERAVVVDLLAE is encoded by the coding sequence CTGGATGACAACGACTATGCGGGCACCGTCTATCCTGTCAACCCGAAGTACGACTCCCTCCACGGCAGGGAGTGCTACGGGAGCATTCTGGACATCGCGGACCCGCCGACGGCCGCCTTCGTGATGTTGCCGGCACCGCTCGTCATCGACGCTGTCCGCGAGTGTGGCGAGGCGGGTGTCGATTACGTCATCATCGGGAGTTCCGGCTTCGGTGAGACAGGGCGCGACGACAGCGAGCAGGAACTCAAGGCCATCGCGGACGAGTACGACATGCGGATACTCGGGCCGAACTCGGAGGGGGTCATCAACACGCCCGAACAGATTGCGCTCTCGTTTTCGAGCGTCTGTCGGCTGGACCTCGAGGCGGACGGCCTCGCTGTCGTCTCCCAGAGCGGCGGCATGGGCGGTGCGTTTCTCCAGATTGCCGCACACGCCGGCGTCGGCACGCGAAAGTGGGTGACGACGGGCAACGAGGCGGACCTCTCGCTGCTCGACATTCTCGAAAACTACGTCGAAGACCCGGAAGTTTCGTTCGTCGTGACACTCGTGGAGGCCGTCGGAGACGGCCGTCGACTGTTCGAAATCGGACAGCGCGCACTCGAAACCGGGACGCCGATTCTCACACTCAAAATCGGTGACTCCGACCTCGGTAAACAGGCAACGCAGTCACACACCGGGCGGATGTCCGACTCGGGCGAGGTGTACGAGGCCGCGCTCCGTGAGACCGGTATCGTCCAACTCAACTCCGTGCAGGACTACGTCGACGCACTCGAAGCCTTCTCGACGCTCGATATGCCACAGTTCCCGGACGGCCCCGGATTGAGCGTCATCAGTGCCAGCGGCGGCTCCTGTGCGCTTATTGCCGACGCCTGCGAGGAGTACGGCGTCGACCTGCCGAGTCTCCCGGACGATGTCCGAGAACAGATTTCCGAACATCTCCCGGAGTACGGTTCGGCATCCAACCCTATCGACATGACGGGGAAGATTATGACGGACCTCGACCTCTTAGATACGCTCGCGGGGTCGGTTATCCGGAGTCCCTCGGTCGATGCAATGCTCTTGCAGGTTGGCAACACGGGGCCGGAGTACGTTCGTCCGGCTCGTGAGACGATCTACGAACTGATAGCCGAGACCGGAAAGCCCATCGTCGTCGTCTTCACCGGCGGCTGGCCCGACGAGGAGTTGCTGGCCGACCTTCACGCACACGGGGTACCGGTGTATCAAGACCCAGTGACGGCAGTCCGCGAAATCGGCCACCTCGCGGAGTGGACCGAGCGCCGGCGCAATCCGCCGCCGCTGGCCGCGGAGGTACCGACAGCTGGCGACCTCTCTTTGCAGGGCGGCTGGGAGGAACTCGCCACGGAGGCGACCGAACGGGGTGTCGATGTCGTCCCCTATCGGCTCACACAGTCGGTCGACGGCACAGTCGACGCCGCCGAAGCCCTCGGCTATCCGGTCACGGTCAAACTCTCCGCGCCGGGACTGAAACACAAGACGGAACTCGGCGGTGTCAGGACCGACCGCCGAACCGAGCGGGAAGTCCGGGCAGCCGCGGATGACCTGCTTTCGACAGCCGAGCGCGAGGGTCTGACCGAGGCGTCACTGCTCATCCAGGAGCAAGTCGACGGGTTCGAACTCGTCTGTGGCTTCCTCGACACGGCGGAGTTCGGGCCGGTGATGCTCGTCGGTCCCGGCGGCGAGTACGTCGAACTGTTCGACGAGACCGCACGCGAGACGGTTTTCCTCCCGACCGAGCGGGAGTATCTTCGCGACCGCCTCACGGGCGGGCGACTCGGCCACATCCTCGACAACAACAGGCGTCACGACCTCTCAGTCGACGCGCTCGTGGACACGTTGGAGGGTCTCGCTGCGTTCTACATTGACTCGGGAGAATCGGAGTTCGAAGTGAATCCGGTCGTCCTCACCGACGAGCGGGCAGTCGTCGTCGACCTGCTTGCAGAATAG